DNA sequence from the Plasmodium brasilianum strain Bolivian I chromosome 4, whole genome shotgun sequence genome:
GCCCCCACCCCCCACCATCCATTAGATCTCCTTACCTTTTATATCGTAGAACTTTTGGGCTATGGCCTCGTGGTATACGTAGGCTTTATTTCTTCTATACTTTTCAAAAACATCCTGTTCATTCGGCTCGGCCATATCAGCCAATgaataaaattcaaaattcGGTACCATCGGGGTACTGTCCTCATTCCAGTTCTGTGCATTTTCGATAGCTATTTGACTGAAATTAACATTCTtgctttttttgtttttccttaaCTTATCATTACTGTCATTTATAAGTTCAATCATTGAATTATCAAGCAATTCGATAGAAGAAAAAGTCGTGTTCGTATCATCACTTGAGTAATTCTGTTCTTCCTTTTCGTCATCAGCTAAGTGATAGTTATTCTCTTCGTTCCCCaattttcccttttcttCACTTTTCATTAATTCACCCATTACTACTACTTCATCTgcttttccaattttttcctttccccAATTCTTCTTGATGTTTCCCATCTTACCTTGCCCGCTCTTCAtcttttccatattttttaatttttccatcCTTTTCATCTTCTTCAATTTCTTGTAATTTTCATACGCATTCATCTTATCATTTGTATCAGACATATCACTACTATCTACATCTGTGTCATTTATAATATGCTGTAATTCATCGTAAAAATCATTTATCTTTTCATTCAATTTCTCGGATGTAGTAGTAGATGGAGGTGTTTGATACGTATAAGAAATTTCTATAGGTGTATATGGAACAAGTGGATTTTGCAATTTCTTTCCCTTTTTCGAAATGAACTTTAGCAATGTAGCTAAAAAGCCAACTGTAATGTCTTCCACATTTTTACTCGTATCCTTTTCCACTACAACATTGGTAATATAATTCTGTTTGTATTCACCCatctcatttttattatatttatcgtACAAGTAGGGTGGTTTTGAAAAATCGCTCGACGGAACAGCAGGAGGGGGAGGGGGAGCACCACTTGACGCATGAACACTATGAAAAGAAGCAGGAGGTCCGGAATGCTGTCCAGCAGGTGGACCAACAGGAGGTGCGGTGGGAGGAGGCGGGGGGATATCTCTACTTTGAAAATTCTTATTGTGAAAATGATGTTTACCATGAAAAGAGGAATTcgataaatatttattaggTCCATTAGTACCAATGTTTAGATAATAGTCcctatttttgtttttattatctaaATTACTACTAGGATgcatcatatttttattaaatcctGTATTATTCATAGCAATACTACTACCAGTACTATCGTaatggaaaatatttaacaGTATTTTCGTTTcttgaaaattattaatttgtaatTCTTTCCACTTATATACCATCTGTAGTAATACATTTATCGCGTTCTGATCTTTATAATAAGCACAGGTATATGCATCTTGTATTATCgggttcatatatattttaaattctgCTAATTCTTCTTTCTTACTATGTAAGGTAAGATGTCTTAACAATTCATGAtatgcaaaaattaaatttaatttatttttaaatattacacACTTTAATatcttattataaaaatagcaagatatatatttgcaattATTTAATCTATCACATCTCTTTAACATCCACTCATTCATACTGTTCGAGCTGTCTTTCCTTGATTCTTCACACCTTCTTAGTAAATCCTCCAAGCAACATTTTTCCTCTTCATTCAAATCGTGTATCTCGTCATTCACATTTATGTGAGAACCATTAAACGATCCATCAACGCCATCATTAGCCTTTTCCCCCGAATTCTTGTTGTTAACGTCTACAGCATTTAAATCGTTTCCCATCGGTGCGCTCGGCTCATAGGGGTGGTAGTAGCCATATCGGTAGTCACAATCATCATAATAGTCATGTCTGTCATTGTTATCATaactgttcatatatatgccATTAAAACTATTAGTATAACAGATACCACCACGAGTTGTGTTTGGGTTATCATTCCTATAATCCCTACTGTAGTTGTCGTAGCCGTTGTAGTTATTGCTGTAGTTTCCTCCGTAGTTGATATTATTCTTGCCCATCTCCTCGTACGGATCGTTCCCAAATGGGTCTTGCTGTCTTTCCCCATGACTCACAGCAAATTCGCCGTTCACCTTTCCTTCGAAATTTGCATTGCTGTTATATGCATTATTATCCTCCACATTACTGTTATAGTTATTATGCATcccattattattttcataccCGCTGTACAAGTTGCTactagtattattattattattactattactattactattgttactattattattactattattattactattattattattactattattattattactattattattattactattattattattactattattattatacaccTGGTCGTGGTTTTGACCTCTACTGAATTTGTTATAATCATCCGAATTATTAGTACTTACCTTAGTACCTCTTCTCATATGTTTATTGTcactacttttttttgtattcacTTTGTCACCTACATCATTCATATAACTGTATCTGTTATcgttgttatatttattataattatgttcttccttatatttgtatttcatACCGTACTTACCATTCCCTTCAGTGCTACTTTGGTTGGTATAACCCCTGCCACTTATGCTTCCATTACTGCAGCTTCCACTTCTTCTACCTCCACTGCTGCTTCTACTTCTTCTACCTCCACTGCTGCTTCTACTTCTTCTACCTCCACTGCTGCTTCTACTTCTTCTACCTCCACTGCTGCTTCTACTTCTTCTACCTCCACTGCTGCTTCTACTTCTTCTACCTCCACTGCTGCTTCCACTTCTTCTACCTACACTGCTGCTTCCACTTCTTCTACCACCACTGCTGCTTCCACTTTTAGCGTAATTATGCTCTTTCCGTTTGTCCTCTTCGTCGCTTCTGCTGCATTTTCTGCTGCTCCTCCCGTACTTTGCACTATCTGTCTTATAATCCACTTTATCATCATtcgaatttttatttttgtaattattgTGCGTTCGCGTCTTTCGATTCATAATTTAAccaatataattaattattattattattttttttttattatactatattttattttattatctttgTTTATCTTACAATTTATTTCCCTGTATATgcattcttattttaattaccTACTCAGGTAACGctcaacatatatatatatatatatatacacatacaagtatatcttttattttgttttatctctttttaccttttattttaattaatttttttttttgatcgaataattttttttctctttatatcaatataattatgtCAATGGATGTACAACATCCGCAAAGCTCGATTTAAAAGTTGTTTTGTGTTAAGTATTCCCTTAGATGGATTTTATTTCCATGGTTACAGTACTCTATTATTAAttgtgtataatatatatattcgtaaAGTGAGATATGTAAATGAAATGCTCGACATGTACGTATcttgtgtatgtatacactTGTGAGCAAGCTAAACGGCATTTATATCATTCGtccatacacacatacatatatatatatatatatatatatacacgtgaAGCCAATTTAGTACTATGCATTATCATTCGCTCTTCAACTTCAGCGCTTTACATATTCTTCGTTTCATTTCACTGAATTTCATTCTCCCATTAGAATtgataaaaaggataaaatgaaaagaaacaaaatgaaggaaaatgagataaaatgaaatgaaataaaatgaaatgaaatgaaataaaataaaatgaaatgaaataaaatgaaatgaaatgaaataaaatgaaatgaaatgaaatgaaataaaatgaaataaaatgaaatgaaataaaacaaattatattaactaCTGCTTAACTGAAATACTACTCAATTTCAATAGCTTCCGCAAATATTCGAAAGGAGCTcagttttttcctttttattttctttgtttttctttatttattagcaatatattttttaaacatgaAGAGAACAGAAGGAAATTATTTTACCTTAACAAGTAAACATAAATGTAAGCATCTCTtctgtttaaaaaaaaaagtgcgTTATGCGTTCATTATACATGCCTcacatataaaatgtaaataaatacatatttgccgaatatatgaatatgcacatatatttatatatgtatgtatattatgtatatacgagtactccattattttttcctttctgtGGAATCACACTGTAATAAATAAGGCATGTTTTacttctacatttttttttttttttgactaATGTTAAATAAGGCATTTTTCTGTCACCTTAAcatgttcataaattttaaacataaaaaatgaaatgaagtctttttttttttttttaatttttcccttCCATAAATTTCGTAAACAAGtaattttaattgtttacatttatatatatatgtatattttttatatatatatatgtatatttatatgtatgttcatttatataagtatatttatacatatttagcAAAGGCTGCTACTGtaatctatatatatgtatattttacatttatataaattatgaattaacatataatattaaagatttataaaaaaaatataatgttttctCTGTTATTCTCgatttttaatttctgtAAGTTCTACagaattttattctttttggAAGCATataatctatatatatatgtatgtataattatatatatatgtataaatacacttacaaaaatgtaaatgtattgGCTGAACCATGTTCTGCTAAAGAACAAGTTTTGCGTTAAACGATTAGgtagtttatatatacatatatttatttatatatgtcaACATATTACCAAACATTTTTGATTAGCCATTTTGATTGATATAACTCTTCGCGTTGTCATTTTCATTAAGTTCATTTCCGTTAcgaacattttaattttttaacgtccaagtatataaacaaacattatattttccttctcattgtacgtatatgcatatatatatatatatatttaattacatttaGATATGTATAggtatttatacatacatatagatatattcTAATAAGTATAactacatatgtacataataaaaaaaaaactttcaAATTTGTTAGACTTGCTAattctatttatatgtattaatttacatgatataaatattagtacgttttaaaaaacatcgtgtacattatatacttataaataaaaacgctatatgttatatatgcattactGATAAACCTGTTATGTACATTAAtgaacatgtacatgtaaataaatagttTATTTAACACGTTGCTGAATATGTTATATGAGCAACCAAGtaatgtacatttatttatgtacattcttatgtatgtatatatatatatatacatatatattcaaactTCTAACGAcgacatttataaaataacagCTAGCTTGATGGACTACCAAAATTAGcagtttttatttattttttttatttttttttatttttatttattttttccatccCTTTCGCCGTTTTAAACGTTTTCATTGTTTTCAATGTTTTCAATGATTTCgataattttactatttttgcTCCGGTCAGTGCTTTcacctttttattaatttcgtttattttacgcattttattttaatttttgttttttagtTTCAACCCTTCCGCTCATTTCGTGTTATgagaattttatatatatatatatatatatatatacatgtatatatatatacatgtatatatatatacatgtatataaaaatgcttAACTTTTAGAAGATCATAATTGTGGGAGAACGTTCTATCATTTCGCATGaacacatgtacatgttcataaaaaaaacatgtacAACAAATTAATGACATCAAATAATGtaattatgttatttataaaatatgtgaaCTAGTCATATAACACAAAATTTGgagttttttcttttccttttcaccCAAATCTGTTTAATCGTAAGAGTTAGCTTAAGGTGGAGTGATTGTGGTGTTGTACgcatatgtgtacgtatatgtatttaaattagtacgcatatgtatatatatttgtaaatatacgGGTAAATAACGCATATGTTCGTAGATAAGTACTTAAAACGTCAGTATTAGAAAGCGTAAAGAGAGAGTCAACAGGGGAAGGGGGCTAGtgcaaaataaacaaattaaaaaaattaaagaaattaaaaaaaattttaaaattaagtgGAGTGAAAAGATTTAatcaaattaaatattttaaacaaaagaaataattgaACAAGTGAATTAAGCGAAATATGAAAAacgcaatttttttttaattttttgttaaataatacaaactGCGTCACTATGTAACACAgactatgtatgtatgtatgtatgtatgtatgtatgtatgtatgtatgtatgtatgtatgtatgtatgtatgtatgtatgtatgtatgtatgtatgtatgtatgtatgtatgtatgtatgtatgtatgtatgtatgtatgtatgtatgtatgtatgtatgtatgtatgtatgtatgtatgtatgtatgtatgtatgtatgtatgtatgtatgtatgtatgtatgtatgtatgtatgtatgtatgtatgtatgtatgtatgtatgcatgtattcaACTAGCAGAATTTTCTTTGccaatttaaaattaaaaaaaaggtcattttatatttgatgataaattatattacgGCCTTTCGCGCAGAATATTTTGCTTCACTCATTTCGATgcgcatatttttaattttgcgCAGTTGATTAATGAGACCCCCAGTTAAAGAATTAACTGGTCTGCATTTTAGATATATCCATCATCCTTGTGTGTTTTATGTTAATtgatacattttatttttcttgtatATCATTTATGCGTACATGTAAAATACGTATGTAGACGCATGAATTTAATCTTAATTATACTTAATTTATGTTCATTGTCCACGTAATCGTGCTTCACAATATCactgtaaataataaatatatatatatatatgtaacttTAATTTGTAAAgctaattcttttttttcaattttttgtagaatttattttttatttattgtgctatagtattttatttttcatttaaggtggtatcatattttattctgtatggtatctttttttttttcttccttttttacaTTGCTTCGTATGCACGTTTGCATGTGAATAAGAGCGTGCGCGCGTCGGCGCgataaaattacatatatacatatatacatacgtatatatatatatatatattgtgttGTACCTGCgcataatgtaatatatttgattCAATTTTGTTCagttttgttcatttttgttgtgttatcttacatattttttgttttattttgtttcgtTGCACTTTATCTTAtatctacttttttttttcttttttttcttttttttcttttttttttttttttttttgtttgttttttaaataagtgGTGCTTGTATGGGTGGTGTATGTGCACACGcgcacatgtacatattgcAGCCGCatgaaataaacaaattttagagtcatacttttcttttttgagtAGAGAATAAGCGTGCATAATATGGATGAGTCGTATTGTTCTGACGCACCTAGCACGCAAAGAGTAAAGAAGTCAAACGGGACAGGCGATATGactaattatttaaattcaaAGAGAGTTAGCTCAAGCATATCAGAAAAGGTAAATggttttcataataataatcctCGAATAGATAAacattatgaaaaaagaaagatgaAAAAGCATGGCAATATACAGGAGTCCAACAATGTAGTAGAAATGCCAAACATAAGCAAtaaaaagggggaaaaaggaaaaaaatattccaatGATTTAAGAAATCATATAAGTGATAaagagaatataaaaaagagcaaagcgaataaaacaaaagacaataattataatattcccGATGACAACAACCCAAATAGCATTAGTAAAAGTAACAACAGGGGTGCTCAAACTCGTACGAAGAGTAATGAAACCAGTGATAGTATAACCAACAGTGTAGTCAATCGGGATCACATGACCACGTTCGACAAGCCTAGCAATATGGTCAGAAGTAGCAATACCAATTCAAATAAAGGAGGTAAAGTTGTCAACGGGAACACCGTAAATGCCGATAATGCGGCAAATGTTGTTAATGCTTCTAACGGCGTAAATGCCGCGAATACTGCGAATCCTGCGAATATTGCGAATACTGCGAATACTGCGAATACTGCTTATACCGCTAACGCTGCTAACGCTGCTAACCGTGAGAGGGGGAAAAGAGTTAGCAGCAGCAAATGTGAACACACAGTGGGAAACAGCTACGATAGGAAACCCCCCGAAGTGGTACCAGATTGCAGGCACAATGAAGAGcttaaaaatgaagaaaaattatttgaaaatgatGACGAAAGTTGTCAGGAAAATAGCTGCTTGCCATACTTGAATGGAAAAGGTGAGGATGCAGgagaaatgaaaataaataaagaaaaaaaaattttaaataattttcaaaattcaTTTACAAGATCAGATAGCACAAATAGtaatttacttaaaataAGTCAGAAGAGCGAAGAATGGGAAGATTCCAAAAAATGGAgcttttctcttctttttacAAGTATAAAATCTATGGTtgtacaaaattatatttatgtagcTAAAAAATGCGGAACACCCAACCAGCCAAATAAACCTGGTCCCGTTTTGGCTATAAgtatagaaaaagaaaaacaatgtgaatcaaataatataatagttCAAACCCCACGTGCctatgaaaaatatacgCTGACTGGAAAACTGATTCAACATAAAAGTTTATATCCATGTACAATTACTTGTATGATATATGGTAGTATAGGTGGTATAGGCAAAGTAGTTATCTTAGGAGAACAAAATGGTTTTGtcttaatttataaaattgaaaaatttgaatgcatattaaaattaaatacgaAGGAGTGCCTTAAGCATTATTTTGCTAATTCAACTACATTTAGAAAAACCATGAGTAATAATATGGACATAAAAGGTaggataaaaaatttgtataatacCAAGAGTGACGAAAATATAAATCGCCTGAACAAGTTCATGCATGATTTGCCGAACAGTAAATGggatgatatatataatgatgaagatcataataataacagaGATTTGTCCTATCAAATTTCAAGTATTTCTGTTAAGTCTACTTTTGCTAATTTTATTCATTGGGTTATCGCTGGTAATATGAAAGGACAAATATTCGTATGGGAGGTCCCAAGTGGCAgtatcataaaaattattattaatccGCACCATATGTTTTGCGATATTAAAAACGGTAGAAGTTCCTCGAACGAGGACTACTCTAGTTCAATCGACAGCTGCAGTTACAGGGAAGGGGGGAAGAGTAAGGGGCAGAATAAAGcgagaaaaaaagataaagttAAAGAGAAGGAAAAACATGAATATAAGGTTGACCATAAAGACAAGGTTGATGGTAAATATAAAGTTGACCATAAAGACAAGGTTGACCGTAAAGACAAGGTTGACCGTAAAGACAAGGTTGACCGTAAAGACAAGGTTGACCGTAAAGATAAGGATAACCAAAtggagaaggaaaaaaaaatgaggaaaaaaaaaaaaaaaaaaaaaaaaatctttcCAAGAAGATACACAAAATAgcgaaaaaatggaaaatgtTCACAATCagaaagaagaggaagaaatgGAAAAGGACTCGAGTTATACTAGTAATGCAGACAACGAAGAAGACGATAAAGGGACAGTGGATGACCTTACTGAGGAGGAAAACTCAAGCGACGAGTACTCTTCTCAGAATTATTTAATCGATTCAGATGAATACCAATCCGAAGATTGTGGTAGAAAGAACttcaaaaagaaagaagagaatggaatgaaagaaaatggtcaaaagaaaacaaaaaaattaaaagaattaaaaaaatcaaaaaaatcaACAAGAACCAAACATGaacaggaaaaaatgaaagcaTCAAATACGTCATACGTATCAGCAATACTAGCAGTTACACACAAATATGAATTATGGGTAGCATTCGGTAATGGTTATATAGCAGTGTATGACTTGTATGATTTTCAACTACTTctttatacatgtatttcaAAAAGTCCAATAATGGATGTAATATATTCTAAAATGTTAGAtgatgtttttttattaattggCAATAATTACATAGCTGTATGGGACACGAAAacattaaaacaaattaaaaaaatagctaCTTCACAAATTACAAAAAACTCTTCATTATCTACTCTTTATCTGTTAGAACCTCCAAATTCTTGGATTAACAAAAAGATAGTTCTTATAGCTGGGTGTAATGATGGATCTCTATGTGTAACAAATATAACTAAAAAGATGGATGGTGATTTAACCTTTTCCTATGTTAAAACTTATGATAAACGTTTTGAACCATATGTACCAGTtacctacatatatatagagcCTAGTATTAACGCAGCCTTTGTCGGTGATGCTAGTGGTATGGTTTTCACTCTGCCCAAAATTCTAAGCACCATAAAATATGACCATGTTTCTAAGTgagaagtatatatatatatatatatatacccgcCTTTTCTAGGCATATGAATTTGCCCCCTCCCCCCTTGCACATTCGCACCATGTTTTCATAGCCATAAAGAAATGATAAGAAAATGATTACGAAACAATAACTAAACAATAAGACAAACATAACACCCTTGACACTTAAGTTCACCGTCCTTTCTTTACTTGTGTAAAACGCattttgaattatatttaacgGGAAAGGGTTTTACAGCAGGGAGTATTATATATCGCTTTCATTTATTCACACACGTGTACATTTATGCAACATGTATGTTGTGTGGGCATACATCtcgaatgtatatatatacatatatatgctaaATACGAATAATGTGTTTCCAAGTTGTAGAATCAAAAAGAATtcttaaaataaagcaaatttacaaaatgaCAAGATGGTTCTATTCTTACCACCCTGAATTGCATTTTTGTATGTGTTACATATTTTGtagctcttttttttttttttttttcaaatgctTCAGTTTTTAATAGTTAATTCTCTTTGTGCTTCTCATAATATGGCACAAAATTTTAGCACTTCACGTGTATTATGTGCATTTGCAActgcgtatatatgtaagtacgTATGTACGCATTTATgcttgtatttttttttttttttttttttgtgtaatcaccgtttctttatttttggCGTTATACCTTCcctaatatatgcatataaataagtaatGCCACACGTACTTCCTTCATAACATATAATCATTGTGCTCACTTATGCGTAATTAgtaatattatgtacatattaaggaaacatatatatatatatatatatatatatatatatatatatatatatttatatatttatatatttatagttcCGATAATGTGTAAATgccttatttatttttttttttttattataaaagataGCCTGTTCTATATTTGTCATTGGCTAGCTCAAacgaataaaataaaactgaacaaaatgaaataaaatttaaacgAAGTAATAATTGTACACAACAATATGAAGTAAAATTAGACATAGCAAAAATATGCTTAAACGAAGTTTAAGAGTCTCCAATTTTTCggcaaaaaggaaaagaagcaaaaacaCAATCTTTAAAACAAGCGCAAGAGTGGGgatgaaaaaatggaaaaatgaaCAAGGGCTAATCAAGGCCAACAAAACCGtctcatttcttttttatcccATTTAGTGAATGAACTTATATGTTGGCAGATGaacctttttaaatttataagcAATTACACATTTTAACTCTTAATGAGGAGAGTAACAATTTCATAACAGAGTAGCCGCCCATAAGGggcacacaaaaaaaaataaataaatatgcacatatacatatacatgcacatCTGTAgttatatacacacatatatatattcccatttttacttcatttaaCTATGAAGGGCTCTTCCTCCCCGTGAAACGGCTCCTATTATGATGGTATTTACCCAAAAGGGGTTCCATAACATGTGTACTTACgtagtatgtatgtacattatACAGCATATATACCTGTACAAGCTCATGCGTGCTTAGAACTAAGAGACGCGAAAACCATTGAACGAAAGCTCGTTAATTAAATCCTTTGCCCTTTTCGTCTCGAACGTCTTAtaatttctataatttttaatctCATTTATTAGGTTAATTTCACATTTCTGCAGGTAATcgatattaaaatttttgttgttCTCTTGTTTTGTAAccattaataattttctcaattgattttgtctttttttcctttctttaaATGCGCTAATCCTCTCTTGAGTTATATCTTTCAAGTACTcatcttttttattcaacCATTCAGTAAATTTCATTTCTGTATTACTCTTTATATCCATTTGTTTTTCTAATGCTTCTTCAAATTTATTAACCTCTTCTTCTAGTGTATCATGttcaaatttattaatttttgtctTGTCTTTtagtaattttaattttgtctCTAATTTGCTTCTTGTTTCTTCCTTAAATTTCTTTTCGCTTCTTTTCAtacttaacttttttatattattacaaatatgCCACTGTAATAAATCTTTCTGTTTTTGCAATAAATgcacttctttttttacgaGTTCAAATTGTGCTTCTTCTTTGCTTAGTAAGTCTTGTAATTcgctataattttttactaaattGTAATTAGGATTATTAGTCCTTTTCCACAAATCctcattttgttcatatattatgcCATTAGAATAAAGTGCTCCTTTTGAATCGAGGTACCGTAGCTTCATCATACCTTTTCccttcattttctttttcttaataataggaaaaaagcaccaaaagttaatatatatgttcgaAAAAGGCGGCTAAACAAACAGTTGTGTGTAGTTGAACAGTGTGCCGTAAGCAGCAAAAG
Encoded proteins:
- a CDS encoding hypothetical protein (conserved Plasmodium protein), producing the protein MNRKTRTHNNYKNKNSNDDKVDYKTDSAKYGRSSRKCSRSDEEDKRKEHNYAKSGSSSGGRRSGSSSVGRRSGSSSGGRRSRSSSGGRRSRSSSGGRRSRSSSGGRRSRSSSGGRRSRSSSGGRRSGSCSNGSISGRGYTNQSSTEGNGKYGMKYKYKEEHNYNKYNNDNRYSYMNDVGDKVNTKKSSDNKHMRRGTKVSTNNSDDYNKFSRGQNHDQVYNNNSNNNNSNNNNSNNNNSNNNNSNNNSNNNSNNSNSNSNNNNNTSSNLYSGYENNNGMHNNYNSNVEDNNAYNSNANFEGKVNGEFAVSHGERQQDPFGNDPYEEMGKNNINYGGNYSNNYNGYDNYSRDYRNDNPNTTRGGICYTNSFNGIYMNSYDNNDRHDYYDDCDYRYGYYHPYEPSAPMGNDLNAVDVNNKNSGEKANDGVDGSFNGSHINVNDEIHDLNEEEKCCLEDLLRRCEESRKDSSNSMNEWMLKRCDRLNNCKYISCYFYNKILKCVIFKNKLNLIFAYHELLRHLTLHSKKEELAEFKIYMNPIIQDAYTCAYYKDQNAINVLLQMVYKWKELQINNFQETKILLNIFHYDSTGSSIAMNNTGFNKNMMHPSSNLDNKNKNRDYYLNIGTNGPNKYLSNSSFHGKHHFHNKNFQSRDIPPPPPTAPPVGPPAGQHSGPPASFHSVHASSGAPPPPPAVPSSDFSKPPYLYDKYNKNEMGEYKQNYITNVVVEKDTSKNVEDITVGFLATLLKFISKKGKKLQNPLVPYTPIEISYTYQTPPSTTTSEKLNEKINDFYDELQHIINDTDVDSSDMSDTNDKMNAYENYKKLKKMKRMEKLKNMEKMKSGQGKMGNIKKNWGKEKIGKADEVVVMGELMKSEEKGKLGNEENNYHLADDEKEEQNYSSDDTNTTFSSIELLDNSMIELINDSNDKLRKNKKSKNVNFSQIAIENAQNWNEDSTPMVPNFEFYSLADMAEPNEQDVFEKYRRNKAYVYHEAIAQKFYDIKGKEI
- a CDS encoding hypothetical protein (conserved Plasmodium protein) codes for the protein MDESYCSDAPSTQRVKKSNGTGDMTNYLNSKRVSSSISEKVNGFHNNNPRIDKHYEKRKMKKHGNIQESNNVVEMPNISNKKGEKGKKYSNDLRNHISDKENIKKSKANKTKDNNYNIPDDNNPNSISKSNNRGAQTRTKSNETSDSITNSVVNRDHMTTFDKPSNMVRSSNTNSNKGGKVVNGNTVNADNAANVVNASNGVNAANTANPANIANTANTANTAYTANAANAANRERGKRVSSSKCEHTVGNSYDRKPPEVVPDCRHNEELKNEEKLFENDDESCQENSCLPYLNGKGEDAGEMKINKEKKILNNFQNSFTRSDSTNSNLLKISQKSEEWEDSKKWSFSLLFTSIKSMVVQNYIYVAKKCGTPNQPNKPGPVLAISIEKEKQCESNNIIVQTPRAYEKYTLTGKLIQHKSLYPCTITCMIYGSIGGIGKVVILGEQNGFVLIYKIEKFECILKLNTKECLKHYFANSTTFRKTMSNNMDIKGRIKNLYNTKSDENINRLNKFMHDLPNSKWDDIYNDEDHNNNRDLSYQISSISVKSTFANFIHWVIAGNMKGQIFVWEVPSGSIIKIIINPHHMFCDIKNGRSSSNEDYSSSIDSCSYREGGKSKGQNKARKKDKVKEKEKHEYKVDHKDKVDGKYKVDHKDKVDRKDKVDRKDKVDRKDKKEEEEMEKDSSYTSNADNEEDDKGTVDDLTEEENSSDEYSSQNYLIDSDEYQSEDCGRKNFKKKEENGMKENGQKKTKKLKELKKSKKSTRTKHEQEKMKASNTSYVSAILAVTHKYELWVAFGNGYIAVYDLYDFQLLLYTCISKSPIMDVIYSKMLDDVFLLIGNNYIAVWDTKTLKQIKKIATSQITKNSSLSTLYLLEPPNSWINKKIVLIAGCNDGSLCVTNITKKMDGDLTFSYVKTYDKRFEPYVPVTYIYIEPSINAAFVGDASGMVFTLPKILSTIKYDHVSNHKEMIRK
- a CDS encoding hypothetical protein (conserved Plasmodium protein) codes for the protein MMKLRYLDSKGALYSNGIIYEQNEDLWKRTNNPNYNLVKNYSELQDLLSKEEAQFELVKKEVHLLQKQKDLLQWHICNNIKKLSMKRSEKKFKEETRSKLETKLKLLKDKTKINKFEHDTLEEEVNKFEEALEKQMDIKSNTEMKFTEWLNKKDEYLKDITQERISAFKERKKRQNQLRKLLMVTKQENNKNFNIDYLQKCEINLINEIKNYRNYKTFETKRAKDLINELSFNGFRVS